The Chitinivorax sp. PXF-14 genome has a window encoding:
- a CDS encoding response regulator transcription factor yields MSNERPICIVDDDQDTREALAWLFSTRAHETVAFDSGEVFLADFNPDKFGCILLDVRMTGMSGLEVFDALKAQPYHPPVIFLTGHGDVPMAVNALKGGAADFIQKPFNDNDLVDMAERCLERDAEQRRRWHARQGIEARLAQLTPREREVMKLIIAGKLNKVIADDLDISMKTVEVHRARILEKMGVKTAVELAALLGGQA; encoded by the coding sequence ATGTCGAATGAGCGCCCCATCTGTATCGTCGATGATGACCAGGACACGCGCGAGGCGCTCGCCTGGCTGTTTTCGACGCGTGCGCACGAAACCGTCGCGTTCGACTCGGGCGAGGTGTTTCTCGCCGACTTCAACCCCGACAAGTTCGGCTGCATCCTGCTCGATGTGCGCATGACGGGCATGTCCGGCCTCGAGGTGTTCGATGCGCTCAAGGCCCAGCCCTATCACCCGCCCGTGATCTTCCTGACCGGCCATGGCGACGTGCCGATGGCGGTCAACGCGCTCAAGGGCGGGGCCGCCGATTTCATCCAGAAGCCGTTCAACGACAACGACCTCGTCGACATGGCCGAGCGCTGCCTCGAGCGTGACGCCGAGCAGCGCCGGCGCTGGCACGCGAGGCAGGGCATCGAGGCGCGGCTGGCGCAGCTCACGCCGCGTGAGCGCGAGGTGATGAAGCTGATCATTGCCGGCAAGCTCAACAAGGTGATCGCCGACGACCTCGACATCAGCATGAAGACGGTGGAAGTGCACCGCGCCCGCATCCTCGAAAAGATGGGCGTGAAGACCGCCGTCGAGCTGGCGGCACTATTGGGCGGGCAGGCCTGA
- a CDS encoding nuclear transport factor 2 family protein yields the protein MNDHVKTVQAIYEAFGRRDIEAMLGYLDDDVSWEEWDDNQAQLAGVAWMAPRRGKAGAAEFLRIVGGFTFHSFNVVSLLAGEDKVAAEVTVEASVPSTGGHYRDQEMHLWCFNPAGKVVSFRHYLDTAKHIAVAKGNSDLQNPV from the coding sequence ATGAACGACCATGTGAAGACGGTACAGGCAATCTATGAGGCATTCGGCCGGCGCGACATCGAGGCCATGCTCGGCTATCTGGACGACGACGTGAGCTGGGAAGAGTGGGACGACAACCAGGCGCAACTCGCCGGCGTGGCATGGATGGCGCCGCGCCGCGGCAAGGCCGGTGCGGCGGAGTTCCTGCGCATCGTCGGCGGCTTCACCTTTCACAGCTTCAATGTCGTGAGCCTGCTGGCGGGTGAGGACAAGGTGGCGGCCGAGGTGACGGTCGAGGCCTCGGTACCATCCACCGGCGGCCATTACCGCGACCAGGAAATGCACCTGTGGTGCTTCAACCCGGCGGGCAAGGTGGTGAGCTTCCGCCACTACCTCGACACGGCCAAGCATATCGCCGTGGCGAAAGGGAATAGCGACCTGCAGAACCCGGTGTAG